One region of Candidatus Bathyarchaeia archaeon genomic DNA includes:
- a CDS encoding carbohydrate kinase family protein, with protein MKFDAVGFGALNVDKLYHVNKIARGGEESFILRISEAPGGSAANTIVGLARLGAKTGFIGKIASDHEGELLLHDFRSEGVNVEGVVIAEHGRSGTVEAFVDKKGERALYVHPSVNDTLEFKDVDLKYAEQTEFLHLTSMDNKPFQAQKKLVEELLNVKVSFDPGEIYAKKGLTKLRPIIKRSLVVMPSENELRMLAEKDFKNGAAALLKEGAKIVAVKLGEKGCYVTNGSESHLIPPFKTKVVDTTGAGDAFCAGFLYGLIKNKDLYACGRLGNFVASKCIAKVGARTGLPRASDLRCF; from the coding sequence ATGAAGTTCGACGCAGTCGGTTTTGGCGCGTTAAACGTGGACAAACTCTATCATGTCAACAAGATTGCCAGAGGAGGCGAAGAAAGCTTTATCCTGCGCATTAGCGAGGCGCCAGGCGGCTCAGCTGCTAACACTATTGTTGGCTTGGCAAGACTAGGCGCGAAAACTGGATTCATTGGGAAAATCGCCAGCGACCATGAAGGCGAGCTGCTTCTTCACGACTTTAGAAGCGAGGGCGTCAACGTTGAGGGCGTAGTAATTGCTGAACATGGACGCAGTGGCACTGTTGAAGCATTCGTTGACAAGAAAGGCGAAAGAGCGCTTTATGTGCATCCCAGCGTCAACGACACACTGGAATTCAAAGACGTAGATCTGAAGTACGCTGAACAAACTGAGTTCTTGCACCTAACATCAATGGATAACAAACCCTTTCAAGCCCAGAAAAAACTCGTCGAAGAACTACTAAACGTGAAAGTAAGCTTCGACCCCGGGGAAATCTACGCAAAAAAGGGGTTGACCAAACTCAGACCTATCATAAAACGAAGTTTAGTTGTTATGCCGAGCGAAAATGAGTTGAGAATGCTAGCTGAAAAAGACTTCAAAAACGGCGCTGCGGCGCTGCTCAAAGAAGGCGCCAAAATAGTGGCCGTCAAACTGGGCGAGAAGGGATGCTACGTCACAAACGGCAGCGAAAGCCACTTGATTCCGCCGTTCAAGACCAAGGTTGTCGACACAACGGGTGCTGGAGATGCCTTTTGCGCAGGCTTCCTCTACGGACTAATCAAGAACAAGGATTTGTACGCATGTGGACGACTCGGAAACTTTGTAGCTTCAAAATGCATAGCTAAAGTGGGCGCCCGAACAGGACTGCCGCGAGCCTCTGATCTCAGGTGCTTCTAA
- the purQ gene encoding phosphoribosylformylglycinamidine synthase subunit PurQ, whose product MKPKDIRVCILRVGGTNCDAETRRAFINIGVGAEVAHLNDVARKNNLLDYHVLVFPGGFSYGDYVRAGAILAKSVIARLGHSLKEFVNEERPILGICNGFQILVEAGLLPGFNGLSELPQAALATNVPIGYRCVWVHLKHESKGKCIFTKRVKKEQVIHIPIAHGEGRFMFERSKQNEKLNELIENDQLVFQYCTEDGETAQGRFPINPNGSFHDIAAICDQTGTIFGLMPHPERAYFTWQQPDRTRYGRLSKYADGRLVFESVVDYLVKKL is encoded by the coding sequence ATGAAACCTAAGGACATCAGAGTGTGCATTTTGCGCGTTGGCGGAACCAACTGTGACGCGGAAACTCGACGTGCTTTCATCAATATAGGGGTCGGAGCTGAAGTTGCTCATCTGAACGATGTTGCCAGAAAAAACAATCTACTTGATTATCACGTACTTGTTTTCCCAGGGGGCTTTTCCTATGGGGACTACGTTCGGGCAGGCGCCATACTTGCGAAGAGCGTGATAGCAAGGCTTGGGCACAGCCTAAAGGAGTTCGTTAATGAAGAACGTCCGATTCTTGGCATCTGTAACGGCTTTCAAATTCTAGTTGAAGCTGGCTTGCTCCCCGGGTTCAACGGGTTAAGTGAGTTGCCTCAAGCCGCGTTGGCGACAAACGTACCGATCGGTTATCGTTGTGTCTGGGTTCATCTGAAGCATGAAAGCAAAGGCAAGTGCATATTCACTAAGAGAGTTAAGAAGGAGCAAGTCATCCACATTCCAATTGCTCACGGAGAAGGCCGGTTTATGTTTGAGAGAAGCAAGCAAAATGAAAAACTAAATGAACTCATCGAAAATGACCAACTGGTTTTCCAATATTGCACCGAAGATGGCGAGACCGCCCAAGGCAGATTCCCAATAAACCCAAACGGCTCCTTCCACGATATAGCAGCGATATGCGACCAAACAGGCACAATATTCGGCTTAATGCCTCATCCAGAACGAGCCTACTTCACTTGGCAGCAACCAGACCGCACCAGATACGGCAGACTTAGCAAGTATGCTGATGGGAGACTTGTCTTCGAGTCAGTTGTCGACTACTTGGTCAAGAAGCTTTAG
- a CDS encoding asparagine synthase has protein sequence MVALVAALSRCDADVVPSVITMLKALSHRGTGTCELVTPTVTVSARSHEELREHVNEPSNVAIGHHGPNAILSRCGLSRLTNDCATVVLGQVLPRSSASRHDKDLTDEKDKCEGAAERLLTNFEGAFTFAVASPRQMLIGRDQLGVMPLYYGSDMKICAVATERKALWKVGVEQAYSFPPGNLAKANRRGFTFEIASAITKPPQEKIELNAAARRLQKLLEESTLKRVCDVTRVGVAFSGGLDSSVVACLAKKCDVSVDLISVGLEGQPELAHAEKAAEALGLPIKLHAFGIREVDEALSRVLWLIEEPDVMKISVAIPFFWTAKIASKLGCHVLLAGQGADELFGGYRRYLTVYERNGAEKVAETLYHDMIFSYETNFQRDGPVCAFHKVDLRLPFVDTDVVRFALSLPVDLRIASATDGLRKRVLRQVAYNLGIPAFIAEKPKKAVQFATGVDKALRSGARDKGLTAREYVEEAFRSVYPNWGRSE, from the coding sequence ATGGTTGCTTTAGTTGCAGCGCTAAGCAGATGTGACGCGGATGTTGTTCCTTCAGTCATCACAATGCTCAAAGCTTTGTCTCATCGGGGAACTGGCACCTGCGAACTAGTCACCCCAACAGTGACAGTTTCGGCAAGATCTCACGAAGAGTTGAGAGAGCATGTAAATGAGCCCTCTAATGTGGCGATAGGGCATCATGGACCCAACGCGATCTTGAGCCGATGCGGCTTGTCTCGTTTGACGAACGACTGCGCCACTGTTGTTTTAGGGCAAGTCTTGCCTCGATCTTCGGCGAGCCGGCATGACAAAGATTTGACTGATGAAAAAGATAAGTGCGAAGGAGCGGCGGAGAGGCTGCTCACGAACTTCGAAGGAGCTTTTACCTTTGCTGTTGCTTCTCCTAGGCAGATGCTGATCGGAAGAGATCAACTTGGAGTAATGCCGCTTTACTATGGCTCGGACATGAAGATATGTGCTGTTGCCACTGAGCGCAAGGCGTTATGGAAAGTCGGGGTAGAACAGGCTTATTCATTTCCGCCTGGCAATTTAGCGAAAGCAAACCGAAGGGGATTCACTTTTGAAATAGCCAGCGCTATCACAAAGCCACCCCAAGAAAAGATAGAACTGAATGCTGCTGCAAGACGCTTGCAGAAGCTTCTTGAAGAATCAACATTGAAAAGAGTGTGCGATGTTACGAGAGTCGGAGTGGCTTTTTCAGGCGGCTTAGACAGCAGCGTAGTCGCTTGCTTGGCAAAGAAATGTGATGTTTCAGTCGATTTGATTTCCGTTGGGTTGGAGGGACAACCTGAGCTTGCACATGCTGAGAAAGCTGCTGAAGCGCTCGGCTTGCCGATCAAGCTTCACGCATTTGGGATTCGTGAGGTTGACGAGGCGCTTTCAAGAGTTCTTTGGTTAATTGAAGAACCTGATGTTATGAAGATAAGCGTGGCTATTCCGTTCTTCTGGACAGCTAAAATAGCTTCAAAACTAGGATGCCATGTTTTGTTGGCCGGTCAGGGCGCCGATGAGCTGTTTGGTGGCTACCGCAGATACTTAACGGTTTATGAAAGGAATGGTGCCGAAAAAGTGGCGGAAACGTTGTATCATGACATGATTTTTTCCTATGAGACAAATTTCCAAAGAGATGGGCCCGTCTGCGCCTTCCACAAGGTTGATCTGCGCCTGCCGTTCGTTGACACTGATGTGGTGCGTTTCGCTTTAAGTCTGCCAGTTGATCTGAGAATAGCGTCCGCGACCGACGGCTTGAGGAAGAGAGTCTTGCGTCAAGTCGCATATAACTTAGGCATCCCTGCGTTTATTGCGGAGAAGCCCAAGAAGGCGGTTCAGTTTGCCACTGGCGTGGACAAGGCGCTCAGAAGTGGAGCTAGAGACAAAGGTTTAACGGCGCGTGAGTATGTTGAAGAAGCCTTCAGAAGCGTTTACCCCAACTGGGGACGAAGCGAGTGA
- a CDS encoding formylmethanofuran--tetrahydromethanopterin N-formyltransferase, with protein MKLAEVENTYAEAFDGLFCRILITARDKTRLEKAAFGSTALPMVVIGRTEGGVERLLKPAETPDGRVGVIVQFWGGIDESKPIEASLKKFIREVSYRIRQEILVEPTTCVLDASDSQTKFDVMDTVGHCGDGFEWEEVYAERRVINVPIMMPTFRIERYLGYGVGVSGGNLWLMCQNEDLALKAGDKALEAVHVIEGVITPFDVCAAGSKPETKYPEIGPTTNHLYAPSLREKISDSKVPEGVNSIPEIVINGVSLYAVKEAMKAAIDAVKDIQGVVKISAGNYDGKLGKYKIYLHELL; from the coding sequence ATGAAATTGGCGGAAGTTGAGAATACTTATGCAGAGGCGTTCGATGGATTGTTCTGTCGCATTTTGATCACGGCTAGGGATAAGACTCGCCTCGAAAAAGCAGCTTTTGGGTCAACAGCTTTACCAATGGTTGTAATCGGCAGAACAGAGGGCGGCGTGGAAAGATTGCTGAAACCTGCCGAAACTCCTGATGGACGCGTCGGCGTGATAGTTCAGTTTTGGGGCGGCATCGACGAGTCCAAACCAATTGAAGCTTCGCTTAAGAAGTTCATAAGAGAGGTTTCGTACCGAATCCGTCAGGAAATCTTAGTTGAGCCCACTACTTGCGTTCTCGACGCGTCAGACTCACAAACTAAATTCGATGTCATGGACACCGTGGGCCATTGTGGCGACGGTTTTGAATGGGAAGAAGTGTATGCTGAACGCCGAGTCATCAATGTTCCGATTATGATGCCCACTTTCCGCATTGAACGCTACTTAGGCTACGGTGTTGGCGTGTCCGGCGGCAATCTTTGGCTTATGTGCCAAAACGAAGACTTGGCCCTGAAGGCGGGGGATAAAGCGCTCGAAGCTGTGCATGTAATAGAAGGGGTAATTACGCCGTTTGATGTGTGCGCGGCGGGTTCCAAGCCTGAAACCAAGTATCCGGAGATTGGACCGACAACCAATCATCTCTATGCCCCTTCGCTGAGAGAGAAGATTTCCGACTCAAAGGTGCCCGAAGGCGTGAACTCCATTCCGGAGATCGTGATCAATGGCGTGTCGCTCTACGCCGTCAAAGAGGCTATGAAAGCCGCGATAGACGCGGTTAAGGATATTCAGGGCGTTGTCAAAATCTCGGCGGGCAACTATGACGGCAAGCTAGGCAAATACAAAATATACCTTCATGAGCTGCTGTAA
- a CDS encoding DHH family phosphoesterase: protein MGFREFEKKAAEAIAELRKPGAKEILIVHHDDADGLCSAAIMKATMEREGFKVRAFCLEKVYGEVVDDLHKGSNKIIIYSDIGSAHVDFISKANSGRNLTIILDHHHDPPEATDALVFDLNLERFGFEGDTEFSGATCNYLFARLLDRENINLSYLALVASREIPGDIVGLNKMVLDEAVEKQLVKVDGKRIKVVKLGASVDNIFAKLQILGAVGYYEGGPELGIQACLNGITAEVKAKVDEWEEKRKNVNKRLIGWLYRERLKEMRHLQWFDAGNMYKGMGTKVIGQFCSYLSYRTRLIKPDKYIFGFMNVQPEVPGWEGKLAGPLVKVSVRVPKALHDLIDKGKMRNAVDLVVRASQGFGIADGHKYAANVAVSADRKDALLENADAHAMI, encoded by the coding sequence ATGGGTTTTAGGGAATTTGAGAAGAAAGCAGCTGAGGCTATTGCGGAGCTTCGAAAACCAGGAGCTAAAGAGATCCTAATTGTACATCACGATGACGCGGATGGTCTTTGCTCGGCTGCTATTATGAAAGCAACTATGGAGCGCGAGGGTTTCAAAGTTAGAGCCTTCTGTCTAGAGAAGGTCTACGGGGAAGTTGTCGATGATTTGCACAAGGGCAGCAACAAGATAATAATTTATTCAGACATTGGCTCAGCTCATGTCGACTTCATATCGAAGGCTAATTCAGGCAGAAACCTCACAATCATTCTTGATCATCATCATGACCCACCGGAAGCAACGGACGCATTGGTTTTTGACTTGAATCTAGAACGGTTCGGTTTCGAGGGCGACACCGAGTTTTCAGGCGCCACGTGCAACTATCTTTTCGCTAGGCTCCTAGACAGGGAGAACATCAACCTTTCCTACTTGGCATTAGTTGCTAGCCGCGAAATCCCGGGAGATATCGTCGGCTTGAATAAAATGGTTCTTGACGAAGCTGTTGAGAAACAGTTAGTCAAGGTTGATGGAAAGAGAATCAAAGTAGTTAAGCTAGGTGCAAGTGTCGACAACATCTTCGCCAAACTCCAAATCTTGGGCGCGGTCGGCTACTATGAGGGTGGACCTGAACTGGGCATTCAAGCTTGTCTTAATGGAATCACTGCAGAAGTCAAGGCGAAGGTTGACGAGTGGGAAGAGAAAAGGAAGAATGTGAACAAACGCCTAATTGGATGGCTCTATAGGGAAAGGCTGAAGGAGATGAGACATCTTCAATGGTTTGACGCAGGCAACATGTACAAGGGTATGGGAACCAAAGTAATTGGACAGTTCTGCTCCTACCTCTCGTATCGGACACGCCTCATAAAGCCAGACAAGTACATTTTTGGTTTCATGAATGTTCAGCCTGAGGTGCCCGGATGGGAAGGAAAACTGGCAGGCCCCTTGGTCAAGGTGTCGGTTCGTGTTCCGAAAGCTCTCCATGATCTAATAGACAAGGGGAAAATGCGTAATGCTGTCGACCTTGTAGTTCGAGCCTCGCAAGGCTTCGGCATCGCTGACGGACACAAGTACGCAGCCAACGTTGCTGTATCAGCCGACAGAAAGGATGCTCTCTTGGAAAACGCCGATGCCCATGCCATGATATAA
- a CDS encoding amidophosphoribosyltransferase yields MMSLVMREVEAMEDAIKEECGVFAAKDFKGDSVFQYVYWGLRGQNHRGHQSHGILTYDGSFHAYKGLDLVPKLKKSELQSLLDNLPGHVGIGNVRYTTSGGTDEQSLVKGTQPFFLKTNHIGMAIAFNGNIVNTVQLRWEIRNKVLDFSYDCDVELLGNKLLMSLLENKDLSTAVRDCMTDVEGAFSVVGVTQEGELFGFKDPYGIKPLCCGRHPTKSVWALSSETVGLDINGFQFDFEVNPGELVVATKDGFTRTQIMPRRRKALCAFEFAYFARPDSRLGNRYVYEVREEFGRNLTREYPEVTKDADLIVSMPETGDDVAYGMHETTGLRWERSIRRHRYVTERAFILLADERHATIDRKINVLPQKIDGKKVLVTEDSIVRGDTTKVVVEKLRRLGAKKIHLFITYPRIIGPCFYGIDMATYSELIGFRHAPDEIATIIGADSVNYQSVEGFVKSIGMSEEELCMACVTGKYPTPLAQKMADEMKANVEKGHEETGRVYEVASVI; encoded by the coding sequence ATGATGTCTCTTGTGATGCGGGAAGTCGAAGCAATGGAAGACGCCATAAAAGAAGAGTGCGGAGTCTTTGCTGCCAAAGATTTCAAAGGTGACTCGGTTTTTCAATATGTTTACTGGGGACTACGTGGGCAAAACCATCGGGGTCACCAGTCACACGGCATACTCACTTATGACGGTAGTTTTCACGCTTACAAAGGGCTAGACCTCGTTCCAAAACTGAAAAAAAGCGAACTCCAATCACTGTTAGACAATCTGCCCGGGCATGTCGGTATTGGCAATGTGCGCTACACAACCTCAGGTGGAACTGATGAACAGTCGCTTGTCAAAGGCACACAACCCTTTTTCTTGAAAACCAATCACATTGGAATGGCTATAGCGTTCAACGGCAACATAGTCAACACCGTGCAACTCAGATGGGAGATTAGGAACAAAGTTCTTGATTTCAGTTATGATTGCGATGTTGAGCTTTTGGGCAACAAACTACTAATGAGCCTGTTGGAAAACAAGGACTTGTCCACAGCCGTTAGAGACTGCATGACGGACGTAGAGGGCGCCTTCTCAGTTGTGGGAGTGACCCAAGAGGGCGAATTATTCGGGTTCAAAGACCCATACGGTATAAAGCCTCTCTGTTGCGGTCGTCACCCCACCAAGAGCGTGTGGGCTTTGTCATCCGAAACAGTAGGCTTGGACATTAATGGCTTCCAATTTGATTTCGAAGTAAATCCGGGCGAACTAGTCGTAGCTACAAAAGACGGTTTTACACGCACGCAAATTATGCCCCGTCGAAGAAAGGCTTTGTGCGCCTTCGAATTCGCCTATTTCGCAAGACCTGACTCAAGACTTGGCAACCGTTACGTGTATGAGGTCCGCGAAGAGTTCGGCAGAAACCTTACTCGGGAGTATCCTGAAGTGACCAAGGATGCCGACTTGATTGTTTCCATGCCTGAAACAGGCGATGACGTAGCTTACGGCATGCACGAGACGACAGGTCTGAGATGGGAACGATCAATACGAAGACATAGGTACGTTACAGAAAGAGCGTTCATTCTGCTGGCTGATGAGCGCCACGCCACAATTGACCGAAAAATAAACGTGCTCCCGCAAAAAATCGATGGCAAAAAAGTCCTAGTCACGGAGGACAGCATAGTACGAGGCGACACGACCAAGGTTGTTGTTGAAAAACTCCGCCGGCTCGGAGCTAAGAAAATTCATTTATTTATTACCTACCCACGCATAATCGGTCCATGCTTCTACGGAATCGACATGGCGACTTACAGCGAGCTTATCGGTTTCCGCCACGCCCCAGACGAAATCGCGACCATAATAGGCGCCGACTCGGTCAACTATCAGTCAGTAGAAGGATTTGTCAAATCGATTGGAATGAGCGAGGAAGAACTCTGCATGGCTTGCGTAACAGGCAAGTATCCAACTCCGCTTGCGCAGAAGATGGCAGACGAAATGAAGGCGAATGTTGAAAAAGGCCACGAGGAGACCGGGCGGGTCTACGAAGTGGCAAGCGTGATCTGA